One region of Hoeflea sp. 108 genomic DNA includes:
- a CDS encoding cation:proton antiporter, translating to MGENLHNIWLNDALVFLFAAGVLVPLMRVARIPSVLGFLLAGLALGPFGMGALAERWPLLSHFTFADPEAAEPFAELGVLFLLFLLGLELSFEKLWSLRRMVVGAGGLQALASVAAIAAVAALFGAEGRVALAIGLALALSSTAIVMQTLTEEKRVAGPVGRAALAVLLFQDMLVAPILILIGFLGQGPDASLLPALLEALIQGGIAVAIILLFGRFVLKDAFRLAARAGGRDFLMGLTLLVIVGGAVFTAAAGLSLALGAFMAGLLLGETEFKHQAEVDLEPFKGLLLGLFFMTVGIGLDLATVWSELPTVLAGLVALLVVKAAIASFACRAFGLERARAVETGFLLAPASEFAFVVVTTAAAANVLDAPTATLVTGIAGLSMLVTPLVALIGRRIAARIDARRPSDIAPETYPDLRGHVVIAGFGRVGRTIARILDAEETDIVALERNPEIVARERKAGRKIYLGDAARPEILAHAGAEGASLFIVTVDNAADAAAMVHAVRQMRSDAPVLARAQDAAHARQLYEAGAEFVIPDAVEAGLQLAGRALLEFGYSNEVLKDRIATERSVEYQRAGAE from the coding sequence ATGGGCGAGAACCTTCACAACATCTGGCTCAACGATGCGCTGGTGTTCCTGTTCGCCGCCGGCGTGCTGGTGCCGCTGATGCGGGTGGCGCGCATCCCGAGCGTGCTCGGCTTCCTGCTGGCCGGCCTGGCGCTCGGGCCCTTCGGCATGGGGGCCTTGGCGGAACGCTGGCCGCTGCTCAGCCATTTCACCTTTGCCGATCCGGAAGCGGCCGAACCTTTTGCCGAGCTCGGGGTGCTGTTTCTTTTGTTCCTGCTCGGGCTCGAACTGTCGTTCGAGAAGCTCTGGTCGCTCAGGCGCATGGTTGTCGGCGCGGGCGGGCTGCAGGCGCTGGCGAGCGTCGCTGCCATCGCCGCCGTTGCCGCCCTGTTCGGCGCCGAAGGCCGCGTCGCGCTGGCGATCGGCCTGGCGCTGGCGCTGTCGTCGACGGCGATCGTCATGCAGACGCTGACCGAGGAAAAGCGCGTCGCCGGGCCGGTGGGGCGGGCAGCACTCGCCGTGCTGCTGTTCCAGGACATGCTGGTGGCGCCGATCCTGATCCTCATCGGCTTTCTCGGGCAGGGGCCGGATGCCAGCCTGTTGCCGGCGCTGCTCGAGGCGCTGATCCAGGGCGGCATCGCTGTGGCGATCATCCTTTTGTTTGGACGTTTCGTGCTCAAGGACGCCTTCCGGCTTGCCGCACGCGCCGGCGGACGCGATTTCCTTATGGGGCTGACGCTGCTGGTCATCGTCGGCGGCGCCGTGTTCACCGCCGCTGCCGGACTGTCGCTGGCGCTGGGCGCGTTCATGGCGGGTCTTCTGCTCGGCGAGACCGAGTTCAAGCACCAGGCCGAGGTCGACCTCGAACCGTTCAAGGGCCTGCTGCTCGGCCTGTTCTTCATGACCGTCGGCATCGGCCTCGACCTTGCCACCGTATGGAGCGAACTGCCGACGGTGCTGGCAGGGCTGGTGGCGCTGCTTGTGGTCAAGGCGGCCATCGCCAGCTTCGCCTGCCGCGCCTTCGGGCTGGAGCGGGCGCGGGCGGTCGAGACCGGCTTCTTGCTCGCGCCGGCGAGCGAATTCGCCTTCGTGGTGGTGACGACTGCGGCGGCGGCCAATGTGCTCGACGCGCCGACGGCGACGCTGGTGACGGGCATTGCCGGACTGTCGATGCTGGTCACGCCGCTGGTGGCGCTGATCGGCCGGCGCATCGCGGCCCGTATCGACGCCAGGCGGCCGTCGGACATTGCGCCCGAAACCTATCCCGATCTCCGGGGGCACGTCGTCATTGCCGGCTTCGGCCGCGTCGGTCGCACGATTGCGCGCATCCTCGATGCCGAGGAAACCGACATCGTGGCGCTGGAGCGCAATCCCGAGATCGTGGCGCGCGAGCGCAAGGCGGGCCGCAAGATCTATCTGGGCGATGCCGCGCGTCCCGAAATCCTCGCCCATGCCGGGGCCGAGGGCGCCAGCCTGTTCATCGTCACCGTCGACAATGCCGCCGATGCCGCCGCCATGGTGCATGCGGTCAGGCAGATGCGCAGCGATGCGCCCGTGCTGGCCCGCGCCCAGGACGCCGCCCATGCCCGCCAGCTCTACGAGGCGGGCGCCGAATTCGTCATTCCCGATGCGGTAGAGGCCGGCCTGCAGCTGGCCGGCAGGGCGCTTCTGGAGTTCGGCTATTCCAACGAGGTGCTCAAGGATCGCATCGCGACCGAACGCAGCGTCGAATACCAGCGCGCCGGGGCGGAGTAG
- a CDS encoding GNAT family N-acetyltransferase produces the protein MSEFEISVFGASDIEANLAELGQLLHACVHAGASIGFVLPYSLADAESFWTDKVLPGVGEETRIMLVARQDGRIAGTVQLGYDTMPNQMHRVDINKLMVHPDFRRQGIANRLMVEIEAHARRLGRRLMTLDTRTGDSAEPLYTSLGYVTAGVIPAYARDPFGSDRLDATTVMYKLL, from the coding sequence ATGAGCGAATTCGAGATTTCCGTGTTCGGGGCCAGCGACATCGAGGCCAATCTGGCCGAACTGGGCCAACTCCTGCATGCCTGCGTGCATGCAGGCGCGAGCATCGGCTTCGTGCTGCCTTATTCATTGGCCGACGCCGAGAGCTTCTGGACCGACAAGGTGCTGCCGGGTGTCGGTGAAGAAACGCGCATCATGCTGGTGGCAAGGCAAGATGGCCGCATCGCCGGCACGGTGCAGCTCGGCTACGACACGATGCCCAACCAGATGCATCGGGTCGACATCAACAAGCTGATGGTGCATCCCGACTTCCGCCGTCAGGGCATTGCCAACAGGCTGATGGTGGAGATCGAGGCGCATGCCCGCAGGCTGGGCCGCCGCCTGATGACATTGGACACGCGGACCGGCGACAGCGCCGAGCCGCTGTACACGTCGCTGGGCTATGTCACCGCCGGCGTGATCCCCGCCTATGCGCGCGATCCCTTCGGCAGCGACCGTCTCGACGCAACGACTGTCATGTACAAGCTGCTCTAG
- a CDS encoding XRE family transcriptional regulator, which translates to MDEIDDGMDIRIAQRLRTLRAERDWSLDELAKRSGVSRATLSRLENAEVSPTASVLGRLCAAYGLTMSRLMHMVEGTFQPVMSRQVQPVWSDPEIGFRRRQVSPPAQMLAGEVLECEMDAGTDISYEAPPHQGLEHHLLLLDGQLSVTVDGRAHELKPGDCLRYQLFGPSAFATPAGQGATYMLFIV; encoded by the coding sequence ATGGATGAGATCGACGATGGCATGGATATCAGGATCGCGCAGCGGCTGCGGACGCTCAGGGCCGAGCGCGACTGGTCGCTGGACGAGTTGGCGAAGCGCAGCGGGGTCAGCCGGGCGACGCTGTCGCGGCTGGAAAATGCCGAGGTCAGCCCGACGGCAAGCGTGCTCGGCAGACTTTGCGCTGCCTATGGGCTGACAATGTCCCGGCTGATGCACATGGTCGAGGGGACGTTTCAGCCGGTGATGTCCAGGCAGGTGCAACCGGTGTGGAGCGATCCCGAGATCGGGTTTCGTCGCCGGCAGGTGTCGCCGCCGGCACAGATGCTGGCCGGCGAGGTGCTGGAATGCGAGATGGATGCCGGCACTGATATTTCCTACGAGGCGCCGCCGCATCAGGGGCTCGAGCATCATCTGCTGCTTCTGGATGGGCAGCTCTCGGTCACCGTCGATGGTCGCGCGCATGAGCTGAAGCCGGGCGACTGCCTGCGCTACCAGCTGTTCGGACCGAGCGCCTTTGCCACGCCCGCGGGGCAGGGCGCGACATACATGCTATTCATCGTGTGA
- a CDS encoding 50S ribosomal protein L11 methyltransferase, with translation MNFHKTSRDAFADAEAFIRENLVVLPVPSIAGISLYTAHPGSGLRRLAGDDDGPPPYWAYRWAGGLALAHHVLALPEAVRGRRVLDLGAGSGLVGIAAAKAGAASVMSAEIDPNGIAAIGLNAGLNGVTVMPCGDDLVGGAPPEVDLVLVGDLFYAREIAERVAVFLDRCRTAGIEVLVGDPGREFLPLARLDPVAEYAVADVGSAAAPARVYAFVA, from the coding sequence TTGAATTTTCACAAGACCAGTCGCGACGCGTTTGCGGATGCGGAGGCGTTCATCCGGGAAAACCTCGTGGTGTTGCCGGTGCCGTCGATTGCCGGCATATCGCTCTACACCGCTCATCCGGGCAGCGGCCTGCGCCGGCTGGCAGGCGACGACGATGGTCCACCGCCTTACTGGGCCTATCGCTGGGCCGGCGGTCTGGCGCTGGCGCATCATGTGCTTGCCCTGCCGGAGGCGGTGCGAGGGCGACGCGTGCTCGACCTTGGCGCCGGCTCGGGGCTGGTCGGCATTGCCGCGGCCAAGGCCGGGGCGGCCAGCGTGATGTCGGCCGAGATCGATCCGAACGGGATCGCCGCCATTGGTCTCAACGCCGGGCTGAACGGCGTGACGGTCATGCCGTGCGGCGACGACCTGGTCGGTGGCGCGCCGCCCGAGGTCGACCTCGTGCTGGTCGGCGACCTGTTTTACGCGCGGGAAATCGCCGAGCGGGTGGCTGTGTTCCTCGACCGGTGCCGGACTGCCGGCATCGAGGTACTGGTCGGCGATCCCGGCCGCGAGTTCCTGCCCTTGGCGCGGCTCGATCCGGTGGCCGAATATGCGGTCGCCGATGTCGGCAGCGCTGCGGCGCCAGCCAGGGTCTATGCCTTCGTCGCCTGA
- a CDS encoding GYD domain-containing protein yields the protein MAYYVFLTNFTDQGARTVRDSPKRADAFRAMAEKSGAKVHTLLWTLGKYDVIVLLEAPDDATATALSLSVSALGNIKTQTLKAFDAADMRKIIDKMV from the coding sequence ATGGCATATTACGTCTTTCTTACCAATTTCACCGATCAGGGCGCACGCACGGTGCGGGACTCGCCCAAGCGCGCCGACGCATTCAGGGCGATGGCCGAAAAGAGCGGCGCCAAGGTGCATACGCTGCTGTGGACGCTCGGCAAATATGACGTCATCGTTCTTCTCGAGGCGCCCGACGACGCGACCGCGACCGCGCTCAGTCTCTCGGTGTCGGCGCTCGGCAACATCAAGACCCAGACGCTGAAGGCCTTCGACGCCGCCGACATGCGCAAGATCATCGACAAGATGGTCTGA
- a CDS encoding DMT family transporter: protein MPIHELAALGAATCWSVTGLISAGPAGHLGALAFNRFRQIFVTCLLAAYVLATGAWQQLDAANVAPLLVSGLVGIFVGDTLLFATLNRVGPRRSGILFALNAPIAALLGWLALGEDLSTNAVAGIALTVAGVVLAIVFGKRRDQLHAWEKVKGPLWIGVALGLGAATGQAVGSIIARPVMATGIDPFLASMLRVGIAAVCLTVLIQLPIPAVKPKGPLTFKVAALTALTGFIALGIGMTLLLFALSGGKVGIVSTLSATSPVIILPMLWARTGERPANGAWAGAALVVAGMGLIFLR, encoded by the coding sequence ATGCCGATCCACGAACTTGCCGCCCTCGGAGCCGCGACCTGCTGGTCGGTGACGGGACTGATCTCGGCCGGCCCTGCCGGCCATCTCGGTGCGCTCGCCTTCAATCGCTTCCGCCAGATCTTCGTCACCTGCCTGCTGGCCGCCTATGTGCTCGCCACCGGCGCCTGGCAACAGCTTGACGCCGCCAATGTCGCGCCGCTGCTGGTCTCCGGCCTTGTCGGCATCTTCGTCGGCGACACGCTGCTCTTTGCCACCCTCAACCGCGTCGGCCCGCGCCGCTCCGGCATCCTGTTTGCGCTGAATGCGCCCATCGCCGCCCTGCTCGGCTGGCTGGCGCTCGGCGAGGACCTGTCGACCAACGCGGTAGCAGGCATTGCTTTGACAGTTGCCGGCGTCGTGCTCGCCATCGTTTTCGGCAAGCGCCGCGACCAGCTGCATGCCTGGGAGAAGGTCAAGGGGCCATTGTGGATCGGCGTGGCGCTCGGCCTCGGCGCCGCCACCGGCCAGGCCGTGGGATCGATCATCGCCCGCCCGGTCATGGCCACCGGCATCGACCCCTTCCTCGCCTCCATGCTGCGCGTCGGCATCGCCGCCGTCTGCCTGACAGTGCTGATCCAGCTGCCGATCCCAGCGGTCAAGCCCAAGGGGCCGCTGACCTTCAAGGTTGCGGCCCTCACCGCGCTGACAGGCTTCATCGCGCTCGGCATCGGCATGACGCTGCTGCTCTTTGCGCTTTCGGGCGGCAAGGTCGGCATCGTCTCGACGCTGTCGGCGACCTCGCCTGTCATCATCCTGCCGATGCTGTGGGCAAGAACCGGCGAGCGTCCCGCCAACGGCGCCTGGGCGGGAGCGGCGCTGGTCGTCGCCGGCATGGGCCTGATCTTCCTGCGCTGA
- a CDS encoding autotransporter outer membrane beta-barrel domain-containing protein, giving the protein MVDVGGVSAAGAFVLAGPAIAGTYRYDLFQNGLSGTADGDWYLRSAGLAPTLPTYEIYPQVLLDLVGLPTLQQRAGVRHRVAIDGTGSQEGGAVWSRIEAAHGRSQAQGSTTNAAFDSNTLRLQAGIDGQIAADAGGMLIGGLNLHYGRTSADIFSDIGGGTNGTSSYGLGGTLTWYGERGIYVDGQAQVSVLRSDFASNQAGSIGKDIHGSGYALSLEAGRQVGIGNGWSLTPQAQLAYSAVSFDSFTDPFGAEVSLKDGDSLKGRIGLSADWRRDAGTHVYGVASLTYEFLDGTTATVNGMDLTYRPERLGGEIGLGGAYRWNDGRYALHGEALATTSFQDSYGFKGSVGFTAGL; this is encoded by the coding sequence ATCGTCGATGTCGGCGGCGTCTCGGCGGCGGGAGCCTTCGTCCTCGCCGGACCGGCGATTGCCGGCACCTACCGCTACGACCTGTTCCAGAATGGCTTGAGCGGCACCGCCGACGGGGACTGGTACCTTCGCTCCGCCGGTCTCGCGCCGACGCTGCCGACCTATGAGATCTATCCGCAGGTGCTGCTCGACCTCGTGGGGCTGCCGACGCTGCAGCAGCGTGCAGGCGTCCGGCACCGGGTTGCCATCGACGGCACAGGATCCCAGGAGGGCGGTGCGGTCTGGTCGCGCATCGAAGCTGCGCACGGCCGCAGCCAGGCGCAGGGATCGACGACCAATGCCGCCTTCGACAGCAACACGCTGCGCTTGCAGGCCGGCATCGACGGCCAGATTGCCGCCGATGCCGGGGGTATGCTGATCGGCGGGCTCAACCTGCACTATGGCCGCACCAGCGCCGACATCTTCTCCGACATCGGCGGTGGAACCAACGGCACCTCGAGCTATGGCCTGGGCGGGACGCTGACCTGGTATGGCGAAAGAGGTATCTATGTCGACGGCCAGGCGCAGGTGTCGGTGCTGCGCAGCGACTTCGCCTCGAACCAAGCCGGCAGCATCGGCAAGGATATCCATGGCAGCGGCTATGCGTTGAGCCTGGAAGCCGGGCGGCAGGTCGGGATCGGCAATGGCTGGTCGCTGACGCCGCAGGCGCAGCTGGCCTATTCGGCGGTCAGTTTCGACAGCTTTACCGATCCGTTCGGAGCCGAGGTGTCGCTGAAGGACGGCGACAGCCTCAAGGGCAGGATCGGGCTTTCGGCGGACTGGCGGCGCGACGCCGGAACGCATGTCTATGGCGTTGCCAGCCTGACCTACGAGTTCCTCGACGGCACCACTGCGACGGTCAACGGCATGGACCTGACCTACAGGCCCGAGCGCCTCGGCGGCGAGATCGGACTTGGCGGTGCCTATCGCTGGAACGACGGCAGATATGCCCTCCATGGCGAGGCACTGGCCACGACCAGCTTCCAGGACAGCTACGGCTTCAAGGGGTCGGTGGGCTTCACCGCCGGACTGTAG